Genomic DNA from Anthonomus grandis grandis chromosome 5, icAntGran1.3, whole genome shotgun sequence:
TTAATAACTATGGATTGTACTATATTTTATGttgctattaaaataaagtttcagATTGAAATGTTTGAGAAAAGAAAATTAGAGGGATACttttagtattaatattaaattaatactaaaaaacataacatatatttttcgaATCTTagatatacatttaaaattagcTGTTTTTTAATAGGATATTCAAAACATGACGAAAACCCCTAAGAAATGCAAGATCATTTCAAAAGGTCTGAACCCACTCCAACCGACGATATCAGGCTGGCTTACCAAATCTCCATCAAAACCAACAGAACCAGAAAAATCGAAACAACAACTTCTTAATGAGAAGtataaaaaaacttcaaaaaagaaaacagttCAGAAGATAGAGGAAAAGAAACAAAGGggaattaaagataatttaattaaatcaccaTTAAATATAACAACCAAATCACTTTTGAGAGCTAGTGGGAGTAGTGAATCTAAAGGACCAAAGAAATCTTTGTCTAGGTTTAATTCTGCTAGTAGTGATGAATTACCTAGTTATGTGACTAAGAAACCTAGTGGCACTGTTAGGAAACGAAAAGCTAAACAACCAGAttcatttcaaaaatatggTAAGTGTATGGTATTTGTATAGTGCATCCAAGATGACAAAGGACTTTTATTAAGTAGAATAACCATTAACGGCTTAAACCGTTTAACGGCTattttatacagagtgttctgttgatcatgttacaaacttctacactagatagaaaacgtcaaaaaaagaaaagttcataTGAGCATGGGGAACCGGACAtgcttcctaagggagctagagctctttgaagatcctttaaaaactagttgtCGTTTTATAGCTTCGGAACTATTTTGGCTACCGCAACTAATTTTgggacataaattattattagtacgtttattcttttgaacctactataCCAAAATTGAACCCCATTTCTCTTCAATTTCTGCCCATTTGGATATCAGATTATGATGCTCATGtgctttttgcataaaaaaaggtgctctcAGCAAAAATGGCTAAATAGTATcagtatttttgttaaaattgactaaaagtaaattaagaTACAGTACCagaattaattattgtattaataatGCTAAAGTTGATTACGGAAAAGTatgttgattttctttttttttttgacgtatATCTACCGTaaaagtttgtaacatgatcaacggaacaccctatatttatattaccatttaaaataGTTCCAGGTCATTGATAGTttgaatattttgcaaaaattatttttcctctATATATGCAAAAGCCTAACAGGTATATAACTGTCTTAATACTTAATACTTTTCCTTAGGTGCACACTTGCCTTCTGCAGAAGAACTTATTACAACTCAAAACCAACTGTCAAGCTATAAAAATCAAGTACAAGAAGCTCAGCATGTAAGGGAACCATTATTCAAATCGTTGTGTACCCCTGAAAAAGTAAAAGATATCCAACCTTTGCCATTGTTAGATTGTAAGCACCTAAGCTTAGAAGATATCGATCGATATTTCGAAGATAACATCACGTTTTTGTCACAAATTATCACAGGAAAAATTTACTCCGACCGCCACAAACGCTATTACGATAAAGAAAATGTGCAGGATATCCAAACTGCTGCAAATTTAACCTGCAGCACCAGTACTATAGTTTTTAGCTTTGAGCAGCTTGATAAAATGATTGCTTTAATGCGGGAAAAGTTTGATCCTAAGGATCTTAATACTAGTTATTCTGTTAAAGTTCTAGTCCCAGAGCTGTGCCTAAGGATATTTATGGATGTTCATGGTATGAACAAACGTGAAGCCAACCGCTATTTGCTAAACAGacccatttaaattatttgttatagtattatatattttttaataacttggGTCTTATAAAAGGGCCCCTACTTTTTCTGTTAATgtttgtgattaaaaaaaaagtagtcttagtttttttttattaaaattaaatgtcacATATCAGTCAGTTAGATTTACAAAGATTTTGCTGTACTTAATTATTTTCCtgttttattaaagataaagtaGAAGAATTTGGTTGTgcttattataatatttgtgaACCATTGGTATATTAATAACATAGTCTTATAAAGTCATATTTTAGTAAGGTTGGCATCGGCATAGATAGCACAATAAACATTTGACCTTTTggtacatattaattaaaaaaaaaactggtaaaTCAGAAAGAATTTTTGCTACAAGAAACTGCGTAGTATTATTCCTTAATTAAGGgctatttcaaatttattatgcTCTCTCTGGTTTGTCCCCTTCCTAATGGTGTAgcaataacaaaaaatgttgCTAATTAGCTTAGAGGCTCACTTACATTATAAGAAGTTCACCTAACCACCCTTAAAGTTAGTTTGCTGCAAAACATCTTATGTAAACTGAATTGATAAACaggtgtttatttttaatttataattggggaaaactcgAATAAACTTGATTGCTGCTTGAACTGAAAGATTGTGGTCATAAAGAATTGATTTCAGGGTTAATCTCAGGTTTAATAAGTTTGCAATTCGCAcgagtataaaaaaatatccaaaataaactaattagaataaaaacttttaagtaagacattttaatataatccGATGATTCTTTCTCACACGAAGTTACCATAAATGCTTCATTGCTAAACATTGCTGTAATACTAATAAATGCTGGATTGTTTATACATACATGAACATAAAGTTATaatcctacaaaaaaaattaaatttaacagatATTGCGCATAGttctaaattatttgaaattagttataaataatttagaaattttaaatatttaatattataagttTGTTTCCAAATGAcgatttatcttaaaaaatcttattaatcgCAAGGATTTTTCTGTAATTCAAGTAACATTTTTGGTTCTACATAACgagataataaattatacaacctgtctaatatttttttgggaCACTTATTTCTTTGAAAAGGCCACGTCTAGTGGTAAAGTTTGTATAGGTacttcaacaattttttttttttatatcaatttgattttttttagatgctctttgtgtatttttaaatacaacataCCTTATGATGTATTCTAAACTTGGgcttagggtttttctacgtagaaattaaatatacagggtaactcaaaaaaaagatatgacatcatcaatatgttttttaaatagaaaccgcaattttttaatgcagaaccagaaagaacgcatttttttataaaggatatggtacaaatgaatagtggttacatatgCAATTTTGAAccaaaaatgatgataaaatgtaagattaaagaaatatctattaaatgttggtattttggttttttttagttgttgtcagtgtcaaaaagtgaatgtattttggtgcaactacttgaagtatttttacgtttgcaagtggtgtttattctttttgagaggggaaagcagtgtcatcctgcgttttattagtaattacactttattacctactattattgtatgaaatatgagaTAATTAACCGAACGTAaaagaatcgaaatcttgtgcttgattggtttcggagatatgtcgcgtactcaaaaggaggtggttcagttgtttaatgaaactcatcctgatcggtcgcctattagccaaagcatggTAAGTAGAGCTGAAACAAAGTTTCGTGAATTCGGGTATGTTCGGGATACTCAAAAAGCTGGTCGAGGTTCAATATCTGAAGAAGATGAGATTAACGTTCTGTTAACGGTCTAAGGTAATCCCAAAGCCATAATCACACGGCTTCTAATGTTCATTTATCATGATTTACTGTGCATAAAGTATTCAAAAAAGcaccaccaaaaaaaaatt
This window encodes:
- the LOC126736396 gene encoding uncharacterized protein LOC126736396 translates to MTKTPKKCKIISKGLNPLQPTISGWLTKSPSKPTEPEKSKQQLLNEKYKKTSKKKTVQKIEEKKQRGIKDNLIKSPLNITTKSLLRASGSSESKGPKKSLSRFNSASSDELPSYVTKKPSGTVRKRKAKQPDSFQKYGAHLPSAEELITTQNQLSSYKNQVQEAQHVREPLFKSLCTPEKVKDIQPLPLLDCKHLSLEDIDRYFEDNITFLSQIITGKIYSDRHKRYYDKENVQDIQTAANLTCSTSTIVFSFEQLDKMIALMREKFDPKDLNTSYSVKVLVPELCLRIFMDVHGMNKREANRYLLNRPI